The proteins below are encoded in one region of Campylobacter rectus:
- a CDS encoding 2-isopropylmalate synthase, whose amino-acid sequence MNNDKIIIFDTTLRDGEQSPGASMNTEEKIRIARQLERLNVDVMEVGFAAASRGDFDAIHQIAKQASNASICSLARAVDGDIKAAGEAIAPAKNRRIHTFIATSPIHMEFKLKMAPDEVIRRAVKAVEYAKTFCDDVEFSCEDAGRSEMGFLKEICDAAINAGAKTINIPDTVGYLYPEEMTARIAEIVKFINGRAVVSVHNHNDLGLAVANSLAAIKAGARQVECTLNGIGERAGNAALEEIVMAIKTRQDIFAPLYTDIVCKEIYPSSRLLSGIIGIEPQPNKAIVGKNAFAHESGIHQDGVLKHKETYEIISAESIGLDKNSLVLGKHSGRHAFKDKLISLGFELEDSALNEAFEKFKALADKKKEIFDDDLRALVTSEIIKIPEAFEFLTLTQSSCNKGLSSAAITLRHADEIKSDAALGNGTVDAIFKVIDRLSGIHGVLKDYKVSAVSQGKDALANVVVKVEFDGKTIIGHGLDIDTMTASARAYVGALNSYVKITATK is encoded by the coding sequence ATGAACAATGATAAAATAATAATATTTGATACGACTTTACGAGACGGTGAGCAAAGCCCCGGCGCCTCGATGAATACCGAAGAAAAAATACGCATCGCGCGCCAGCTGGAGCGCCTAAACGTGGACGTTATGGAGGTCGGCTTTGCAGCGGCTAGCAGGGGCGATTTCGACGCGATACATCAGATCGCTAAGCAAGCCTCAAACGCCTCTATCTGTTCGCTCGCCCGCGCCGTGGACGGCGATATAAAGGCCGCGGGAGAAGCTATCGCGCCTGCTAAAAACAGACGCATCCATACCTTTATCGCTACAAGCCCGATCCATATGGAGTTTAAGCTAAAAATGGCTCCCGACGAAGTAATCAGGCGCGCCGTAAAAGCCGTGGAATACGCCAAAACATTTTGCGACGACGTGGAGTTTAGCTGTGAGGATGCGGGCCGAAGCGAGATGGGCTTTTTAAAAGAAATTTGCGACGCTGCGATAAACGCCGGCGCAAAAACGATCAACATCCCCGACACCGTGGGCTACCTATATCCGGAGGAGATGACCGCTCGCATCGCAGAGATAGTTAAATTTATAAACGGCCGCGCAGTGGTCTCCGTGCATAACCACAACGACCTGGGCCTAGCCGTTGCAAACTCGCTAGCCGCGATAAAAGCGGGCGCAAGACAAGTCGAGTGCACGCTAAACGGCATCGGCGAGCGCGCGGGAAACGCGGCTCTTGAGGAGATCGTGATGGCGATAAAAACGCGCCAAGACATCTTCGCGCCGCTTTATACCGATATAGTTTGTAAGGAAATCTACCCTAGCTCGCGCCTGCTATCCGGCATAATCGGTATCGAGCCTCAGCCAAACAAAGCCATCGTCGGCAAAAACGCCTTCGCTCACGAAAGCGGCATCCATCAAGACGGCGTGCTAAAACACAAAGAGACCTACGAGATCATCAGCGCCGAGAGTATCGGACTGGATAAAAACTCGCTGGTGCTTGGCAAACACTCGGGTCGCCACGCCTTTAAAGATAAGCTAATCAGTCTTGGCTTTGAGCTCGAAGATAGCGCGCTAAACGAGGCGTTTGAGAAATTTAAGGCGCTAGCGGATAAGAAAAAAGAGATCTTTGACGACGACTTGCGCGCGCTGGTTACGAGCGAGATCATCAAGATCCCTGAGGCTTTCGAGTTCTTGACGCTTACGCAAAGCAGCTGCAACAAAGGCCTAAGCAGCGCGGCGATCACGCTTCGTCACGCCGACGAGATCAAGAGCGATGCGGCGCTGGGTAACGGTACGGTGGACGCGATATTTAAGGTCATCGACCGCCTAAGCGGTATCCACGGCGTGCTCAAGGATTACAAGGTTAGCGCCGTTTCGCAGGGTAAGGACGCGCTGGCAAACGTCGTCGTGAAGGTCGAATTTGACGGCAAGACCATCATCGGTCACGGACTTGATATCGATACGATGACGGCGAGCGCTAGAGCGTATGTGGGCGCGCTAAACAGCTACGTAAAAATCACCGCTACAAAGTAA
- a CDS encoding phosphatidylserine decarboxylase: MQNIGMVAKQGYKYIFAFGVLFLLSLALGACQILFFALFSICVFWFRNPERALGSDDEYAVLSPIDGKIKSIEKIYYFDTQCVAVTIRKGVFDAGALRAPCDMELLEAKQRHGLFLCNAMEASKNLNERALFVCKNLDNKFAVRIIAGPLSKGISFENFSRLKAGRRFGFLSSGEVILILPANARISVSVGEKVASAGIIGFFSYEEKDARQSA; encoded by the coding sequence ATGCAAAATATCGGCATGGTCGCAAAACAGGGCTATAAATACATCTTTGCTTTCGGAGTTTTATTTTTGCTTTCGCTAGCTTTGGGCGCGTGCCAAATTTTATTTTTCGCGCTCTTTTCGATCTGCGTCTTTTGGTTTAGAAATCCGGAGCGAGCGCTTGGCAGCGACGACGAATACGCCGTGCTTAGTCCTATCGACGGTAAGATAAAAAGCATAGAGAAAATTTATTATTTTGACACGCAGTGCGTAGCCGTAACCATCCGCAAGGGGGTATTTGACGCGGGCGCGCTCAGAGCTCCTTGCGATATGGAGCTTTTGGAGGCCAAGCAAAGGCACGGGCTGTTTTTGTGTAATGCCATGGAAGCTTCTAAAAATTTAAACGAGCGAGCCTTGTTCGTCTGTAAAAATTTAGACAACAAATTTGCGGTCCGTATCATCGCCGGACCTCTTAGCAAGGGTATTTCGTTTGAAAATTTCAGCCGCCTAAAGGCGGGTAGGAGATTTGGCTTTTTAAGTAGCGGCGAGGTGATTTTGATACTGCCCGCAAACGCCAGAATAAGCGTCAGCGTGGGCGAAAAAGTCGCAAGTGCGGGGATCATAGGATTTTTTAGCTACGAGGAAAAAGATGCAAGACAATCAGCATAA
- the pssA gene encoding CDP-diacylglycerol--serine O-phosphatidyltransferase, with the protein MQDNQHKLQLMYILPNLFTAASAFLGIISIIVSVRGYIAASAGLVQEANSCFFKAIIYIVLSLFLDGLDGRVARLTKTTSKFGVEFDSLADVIAFGVAPAILFYFTVGHSFGRLGSLVAALYVVFGAIRLARFNVMTGTYEPSVFIGLPIPTAAIVSAFWVGLSLEYDFTRSAEWFLLFLQILLSVLMVSNIRYPSFKKIDLKKADFLRILVGLTVAFSVIYIYPIEAVTALMSVYVSYGIIRYIFMRCKNKKIQKESE; encoded by the coding sequence ATGCAAGACAATCAGCATAAACTTCAGTTAATGTATATTTTGCCCAATTTGTTCACGGCGGCTTCGGCTTTTTTAGGTATCATCAGCATCATCGTCTCCGTGCGCGGCTACATCGCGGCCAGCGCAGGACTGGTCCAGGAGGCAAATAGCTGTTTTTTTAAGGCTATTATTTACATCGTTTTATCGCTATTTTTGGACGGACTTGACGGACGCGTAGCGAGACTAACCAAAACCACGTCCAAATTCGGCGTGGAGTTTGACAGTCTTGCCGACGTGATAGCTTTTGGCGTCGCGCCGGCGATACTTTTTTATTTTACGGTAGGGCACAGTTTCGGGCGGCTTGGTTCGCTTGTCGCCGCTCTTTACGTTGTTTTCGGCGCGATTCGTTTAGCGAGATTTAACGTAATGACGGGCACCTACGAGCCGTCCGTCTTTATCGGCCTTCCGATACCAACGGCGGCCATCGTTTCGGCGTTTTGGGTCGGACTAAGCTTAGAATACGACTTCACTAGGAGCGCCGAGTGGTTTTTGCTGTTTTTGCAAATTTTGCTTTCGGTTTTGATGGTGAGCAACATCCGCTATCCCAGCTTTAAAAAAATCGATCTCAAAAAAGCCGATTTTCTTCGCATATTAGTCGGTCTTACGGTCGCGTTTTCGGTCATCTATATCTATCCGATCGAGGCTGTTACGGCTTTAATGAGCGTTTATGTTTCTTACGGTATAATCCGCTATATTTTTATGAGATGTAAAAATAAAAAAATCCAAAAGGAGAGCGAATGA
- a CDS encoding vWA domain-containing protein, producing MKKIAFLLMIIGAFAFAKSEEAPQKSAPKQLEMVLILDKSGSMSGLESDTIGGFNSMIDKQKEAGVDARVTTVLFDTNFKTLHDRADIKKVEKLTSKDYVAGGNTALLDAVGDTINKISKVEDIYAKNRAVLFVIVTDGQENSSREYSKAQIKKMISDKQEKYDWEFIFLGANIDAVSEAQSLGIKGTNAVKYKNSSEGVQRNFEAAAEMSKDMAMDKKSSSKWREKVLEDK from the coding sequence ATGAAAAAAATCGCATTTTTGTTGATGATTATCGGGGCATTTGCGTTTGCTAAAAGCGAGGAAGCGCCGCAAAAATCTGCGCCAAAGCAGCTCGAGATGGTGCTGATCCTGGATAAATCGGGCTCTATGAGCGGGCTTGAGAGCGATACTATCGGCGGCTTTAACTCGATGATCGACAAGCAAAAAGAAGCGGGCGTGGACGCGAGGGTGACGACGGTGCTCTTTGATACGAATTTTAAGACTCTGCACGATAGGGCGGATATCAAAAAGGTCGAGAAGCTAACGAGCAAGGACTATGTCGCGGGCGGCAATACCGCACTGCTAGACGCGGTCGGCGATACGATAAATAAAATCTCTAAAGTCGAGGATATCTACGCTAAAAACAGAGCCGTACTTTTCGTGATCGTAACCGACGGGCAGGAGAACTCGAGCAGGGAGTATTCAAAGGCTCAGATCAAAAAGATGATAAGCGATAAGCAGGAAAAATACGATTGGGAGTTTATATTTTTGGGCGCGAACATCGACGCCGTTAGCGAGGCGCAGAGCCTAGGCATAAAGGGCACGAATGCGGTGAAATACAAAAACAGCAGCGAGGGCGTGCAGCGAAACTTCGAGGCTGCAGCCGAGATGTCCAAAGATATGGCGATGGATAAAAAATCAAGCTCGAAGTGGCGCGAAAAGGTGCTTGAGGATAAGTAA